atatgtaatatttcgacagcaatttaggatcggagggagcattTGATATAGTAACCGGTGTCAATGCTCTGGAATTATTATCTTTGTGGTATTCAAGTCTTAGATTCCTCATGAGGTGAGCCGCCACTCGGGAATCACAACCCATCCGACCTTAGCCCATAGCCTTTTGATCAAACTACTGCAACAAAGCGAGGTGTAGGATTCGGTATTGGATGAAGATCGGACATAAAACCATTGTATGCAAAGCACTTTTGTAACCCTAATCTCGAGTGCTTCCACGCACAATTCGCCCCAAATTCGGTTTATTGTGTTTGCATCCGGCTTCTCCATCCCGATGACTGTGTGCACAATTATTCGGGAGAACAAGCCTTCCGAACCGTGACCTTCGAAATTCTGCATATGGAGATTTTTTATCGCGTCTATACAATAATTTTGTGAAGTGATCCTATCTTAGGTGgtctggttccttgtggtggaaccagcacACTCAGGTTCAAGTCCTCTAGACTTGACATGGATGTCATGTTTTCCTGGATTATTTCAGAATTTAACCGGTGCTGTTTTTTCAGTGATAGGTGACGTATCCGTCAAGGCGCCAACAgtgtgctcataggggtagagTGTGCGTGTGTACATTTTTTCTTTGCTAAATTGTGACAATTTGAAGTTTGGCCAGAGTCTTCTCCTCCTTAATTAACTTTTCTTAGTCATATACTTCCTTCGTCCTAAATTAATTGGCGCCaacttttttgaaaaaaacacTGTAAATTTCTGAAACAAACACGTAGCTCACTTCGGTAGTTTCTCAACTCCCGCTCCCTGCCATCTTTCACACGCACGGCCGTTACTGGTGATCTTTGGATATTTCTGGTCTGCATGCCTCCTGAACGCAACAGAGCGAAGTCCTCGATCGAGTGATCGATGAAGCGACGATGCAAAAAGTTTTGGCACGAAGCCCAATATTGCTTCCAACCGCACGATCCATTGGTGACCAAAGGCGCGGGCACGTGGTCCCTGTACCCGCAGATCATCAGTATCCATCCACCCCTGCCGAATCCATTTTGGGCGCGGGGTCCTGCAGAAAACGAAATGGAAAATCTTGAGCCACCGCAGAAATTCGACAACGCATCTCCCAAGCCTCCGATCAGGTTCTTGGAACCGAAGAGAGGGCCTCAAGGAAAGGATCGTGGCGGCCTAGCTACTACTGGATGGATGCCTTATACGTACAAGTTAGTTACTAGCAGTGTAGCCTTTGAAAAATCTGGCCAATCGTGATTGATTATTACATCGTTGTCCTTGTAGCATTTCCACTGGTGTTAGTCTTTTAGCTCTGCGGCAACAGAAAGGTGATGAAACATGAGCATATAACACGCTGAAAACATTTTACGGATGCGGAATTTCTCCCGGTAGGACCTGACTGAAATACGTACCGGACATGTGTTGCCCTACATGACACTATGTTAGTTGTAGATAAATGACATTTTCCTGTTTCGTGCACGTCCTTGTCTATGGTGGATCATCGATCCTCTTTTTATCGTGGAAAGCATGATTAGTTATTAGTATGTGTTACATATGGAATAAGTGCATGTTGATTGGAGCTAGCGCTGAGACTAGACATAGATTTGTTCAATGGACCTGGTTTTGTCCGTTCATCCTCGCCCTGTTGCTTGATAGAAAATAAACTAAAAAAGTATCGATCTAACCATTTGTCTTCATGCTCGGTCGCTGTGGCAGATCCTTATCCGGCGAGTAACAGGATGGCTGCTGATGCCTCGTCGTCGACCGGAATTTTCTGAGTGCATGCATGAACGACGAGGGAAAAAACAACCATGATTTAATTAGTGAAGAAAGATGCAACACTATTATCCTTCCAAGCAAGCATTGAACTTCTGATCACTCAATTTACCGGTCCCACAAGATACAGAGATAGAAACAGGCGAATACCAGATGAACCAAGCTCGTTCATTTGCTGTAAAAATAAACTTGGCCTACGAGCTTGTAAACCGCATCACGGTACTTCTTTTCTTCAGTATCTGATACACCTATCTAGGtgtattttagaaaaaaaaattgttttaaaagaaaacaacCGGAGAATTGCCTTTCTGTTTCAGTTAGAAAAAAAGTGATTtacaaatatttaaaaaaGTTAGAGGCTTGGGAAATCCAACAAACTGAGGGTGCAGATTCTCTGTGTCTTTGTGTGGCTGACAAAAGGCCAGCCTGCTGTGCGGCGCACTGCAAAGGCAGGTGCCTTAATTCAGGTAATACGTGTCGACAAACGGGATGGGAAGTAGTACTTGCCAAAGAAAACAATTTATCAGAAAGAAGTcagatgtttttttagatcCGGCAAGTGCTGACTTTCCATGTATTAGCAGGTAGAGAAATTTGAAGAAACTGTCCTAAGACAAAAGGCAAAagtaaaacaaacaaaggGAAATGGGTACATAAAAGAGACCCATGAGGATTCCCGGAGCAGCTTCCTAAggtcctgtttgtttgggtttctgtttcagcttttggtaattttagcaatctcaaagCACTTTTTccatttacacatgaagctgagaagcaaaTTCGGACGTGCTCACCAAAAGCACGcccggaggtgcttctcagcttcaatGAGCATGTCCAAAgttgcttctcagcttcatgtgtaaacaggagaagtgtttttgagattgctaaaagcatcaaaagctgaagctgaaacccaaacaaacagggtcTAAGGGCAAGTCAGATGTTTTGCCACAGCTAGCTTCGTCACCTTGCGAGTTTGCCTCGTTCAATCCAGTTCATAGtgatttcttttatttcaaatatatcacatcacataaatTAGGTGATCGTTTCGCACATGAGACTTAGCAGCTGAAAGCTTCCCTTCGGAGTTCCTCAAAATAATGCAATTTTAGGCCCTGCTAActattacttcctccgattctaaattgttgtcgttgttttagttcaagaaTAGTATCGGAGTAGGTATACTACTGCACGGTAAAATGAATATTATaaaataaacatgaatttttaCAAACGATTACTGCAcatatatttccttctttgcATGAGTATAAGCGAGACTCACACACCCCGCCCCACTAATGCATATATaccacacgcgcgcgcgcacaccgACTACTGCACATCCGTCCCCATCGACAAGACAGACGCGCAACATCATGTTTTAGCACTGGCGCACGATTTGGTAATACTGTCGTGGATGGTGTTACCCGTGTAAAAGTTTCACGTGCAAAGCCCACCGGTGGGGTTTAGTGCCGGTGGGGAGAAAGGGCGCAAGTCCGTCTGGGCTCCTGCGCCGGGACATTGCACCTCAATGGGCACCCGGTCGAGCCAGGCCGGAGACAGGCAGTGGAAACCGCAAAAATCAAGGCTAGCTGACTAGCTGTGTACCCTCAACCCAGACCCCAGACAACCCGAAGACTGCCACattgccggccggccggccggagcaGCAATGCATGAACGTACGACCCTAGTTGCTCCACCGTCCCACGACTGCTGCTGCGGCCACCAGCTGAGCTGCATCCATGAGTTGTTGGGGGGGTTTGACATTCGTCAGAGTCGCCTGCCGGCAGACAGCTAGGACGCGCCGGCCGGTGCAGCCCACCTCGCCTTTCTTTATATCCATCCATGCCCACTTCCCCCCTACAGTACAAGGCCTGGCCTCTCCCCTCTGCCCGATCCGTCGTCGTGCCCCCTTTAACAACAACGCGCGCAGCACCCGGAATCCTCTTGCCATTATACTATGCGGCGCTGAATTAGGAGCTGCCGCCCGCGCGCCATCGGGATCCGCGGCAGCGATTATGTTAAAGCCTCAACCGGCCACCCCCGACCGCAGGGTGCTAAGCACGAGCTGGACCCGGATTAAGAAATCTCAACAGCTCTCGCCGATGCGGCAGGGGagaggggcggcgcgcgcatgCGCTCAGGTTCAGTGCCTGACGGACCCAACGATCCCGGCTCGAGCTCACCAGCCAGGCCAGCAGCGCCGGCCGGAGAGACATGGACTAGTCTAATTAACTACAGATTCCTAGCAAGAAACATGCATCAgagcgcagcagcagcgtgtGGCTTGCTAATTCCCAGAAGGAATGAGgggaatgcatgcatgcatgtacagcAGCAATTTCAATTCCTTTGCCTCCCTAATGGGAAGAAGATTCTTCTCCGGCGCAAGGACGGCGGGGCGACAGCTCGATGGATGGACACGAGCCTGCAGGCGGCAGGTTCATGAATATACCGATCCTGCGTGCATGTATCATGTTGATCCATCGGCCGGCCGGACAGAGAGTTTAAATGACGGCGCGCCCAGTCTATCTATAGGCTAGCACGTCTCGGCTGGCCGGCGGCGTTGCGACTTGCGACGGCGCACTTGCCATTGTGCCATTGCATGATTGCGATCTGcgagaaagaaagaacccCCAAAGGCCAAAGCGTGCGGCGTTGCGGGTCGTTTTTGCCCTGTACATGGCTGAATACGTGGTACCGCGCCGCGCGTGCTGCGACAACGCGCGCGTCTCCTGTCCTATGCATCTCTATTTTGTCAGTACTCAATTAACCACTGATCGAGGAGGCATAGCATGCATAGTGCTACGTACCACCTACAACTAATCAATTCTCATGTCTAGTAGTAGCAAAGCATGCTTAATAGTACTAGCAGCATGGGTACTTAATTGATAGCCGGACTAAATTAGTGATGATCattattctagaaaaaaaatttagtGATGATCATCAAGCAATTAAGAGCGGTTGTTAGATGGTTCCGGCCAGAGTATAATAAGATGCTAGTACAGGGGACTAAAGAGCATCGTGCATGCATTGAGCAGTCGCAGAATTGAACGGCGTTCAAAAGAGACCAAAACCGAGCAAGCGTAttctattccctccgttttaTAAAGATTGGCAAGGTTTTGAACTAGATCTAGTTTAAAtccatgccaatctttatgaaacagagAGGGTACCACAGAGACATCGACCACGTAACTGGTGATGGGAGAATTATATTGAGAGCCAATCCGCTCTCTCATGAGGTGGATGTGGACGGCATGAGACGAGATAGATGCTCTCTGCCCTAGCGCCTACAAACACGTAGCTTGGATGTTACAGCCAAGGGCGTTCAAATGCTCTTGACGTTACATCTTTCATTTAATAAGGAAAGGCCGGTACACGTTCAATGAATCCGTTGCAAAAACATATTCGATCAACGTAGTACTCTATAATATCCCCTCAATAAGTGCTTTACCAGTCTTTTGTACTGATCTGGCTCCAGTTACCGGATTGATTAGCTAATTAAAGACTTCcaattatatatatgtaccCGCGTTAAATAATAACCATAATACTAGCGTGGCACAAACGCAGGAAAATCAACCTGGTGGAAGGAAGGAGAACCAATCGATCAAGATAATATCTTTGACGGATGAACATCAATTCTGGACATTTATTCTAGAATTACCTCGGAACATAACAAAAGAGCGTTCAATTGTCCTTTGGGCGTGGTTATATCTCAAGACACCTCATTTGTAATGAAAAGGTTTAGATCTCAAATCAGAACTATTTGATTAGTATCTGGACATCATTCCACTATTTTATTTCCAACGTTCTTTGCAAATCTTAAAATACAAACCACATCCAATGGCCGAGGAATTGACTTAACtaatactcttttttttttatataccAAACTCTATGCTGATGTATAATCCTAATCACCAATATACCTTCTTTGTTAAAAAAGCAAggaccatttttcttttcttctgggCCTGAACTCTTGGGAAGCACAGCAGTACAAGCACACATCTCTGGCTGTTCCTTTATCTAATATCTGCGCATCATCGGACAACCACCAAACCTGCCAAGAGAATATCCAGAACAGCAGTACGTATTACTGGTAAAGAAGGTTCTGGCTTCAGGTGCATGCATCCAGCACCCCCTTCGTGTCCTATATAAACCGCCCCGGATCGCTCAGTGTCCAGCACACAAAGGCAGCACTGCCCAAACCACCTCTTTGGCCTCTACTGCGAACCGCCCTTAAGCAGCAGCGCAGACACTGAAATGGCTCAGATGCTCTCCGCCATGGCCATGATGGACGCCgtcccctccgcctcctccattaTGCAGCAGCCGAAGGCGCAGGACATCTCCACCGTGGACGCGCCGCTgtcgggctccggctccggcatCACGGTCGTGTCCAGGCACGCCGTGCGCCCGGACGGCCCGCCGTCGGCGGTCGGGGACCTGACGCTCTCCGTCTCCGACCTGCCGATGCTGTCGTGCCACTACATCCAGAAGggcctcttcttccccgcccCTGACGTCCCCATGGCCTCGCTCGTCTCGCTGCTGCTCTCGTCCCTCTCCCGCGCGCTCGCCGTCTTCCCGGCGCTCGCGGGCCGCCTCGTCACTCTCCCCGACGATCGCATCGTGATCCGTTGCAACGGCGCCGGGGTCGAGTTCCACCACGCCGTGGCGCCGGCGCTGTCGCTGGACGACTTCCTCGTGCCCAACGCGGACGTGCCGACCGGGCTGACCAAGGACCTGTTCCCCATGGACCGCACCGTCAGCTACGagggccaccgccgccctctCACGTCGTTCCAGGTCACCGTgctcggcgacggcgccgtctTCATCGGCATCGTCGCCAACCACGCCGTCGTGGACGGCACCTCCTTCTGGCACTTCTTCAACGCCTGGGCCGCCCTGTGCCGCGGCGCGTCGCCCAGGATCCCGGACTTCCGCCGCAACTTCTTTGGGGACTCCAAGGCCGTCCTTCGTTTCCCCGGCGGCGTGGGCCCCGCGGTGACCTTTGACGCGGACGCGCCTATCCGGGAGCGGATCTTCCACTTCAGCAGGGACGCGATCCGCGAGCTCAAGGCACTAGCCAACCGtcggccgtcgtcgtccagcgctgcagctgctgctggtggtcaGGACGCCGAGGTGTACGGCAAGATGGCCCACGACCCGAAGAACACCGAGGGCGAGATCTCGTCGTTCCAGTCGCTGTGCGCGCAGATATGGATCGcgacgacgcgcgcgcggAAGCGGCTGGCGTCCGACGCGACGACGACGCTCCGCGTGGCCGTGAACTGCCGCCACAGGCTGCGCCCGGCCATCTCCGCGGCGTACTTCGGCAACGCCATCCAGAGCGCGCCCACGACGGCCACGGTGTCCGAGCTGGCGTCCGGCGACCTGCggtgggcggcggccaggCTGCACGCGAGCCTTGCGGCGTACGGCGACTCCGCGAtccggggcgcggcggcggcgtggcaggcggcgccgcggTGCTTCCCGCTGGGCAACCCGGACGGGGCCGTGGTCACCATGGGGAGCTCCAACCGGTTCCCGATGTACGAAGGGAACGACTTCGGCTGGGGCCGGCCGCTGGCGGTGCGCAGCGGCCGGGCCAACAAGTTCGACGGGAAGATGTCGGCGTTCCCGGGCCGCGCCGGGGACGGCAGCGTGGACATCGAGATTTGTCTGGAGCCTGACACGATGGCGGCGCTGCTCCGCGACGCCCAGTTCATGCAGTACGTGTCGTGCCCGTCGCATCTCTTGTGATGTGTACGGTACTACGTGGAGGAGTACCGGTGCGGGGCTCGCGGCCGTGCGTGCGCAAGTGGGGCCACGTACCGTGACATGTCTCGTGCCGCGCAGCCTTTTCGGAACTAGTTTGGGGCGCGTGCAGGATGAACCTGTTTCGGGGTGTGCGGGTACTAGTAGTCGTACTGCTTGGATTGACTAGTTAGGCAGCTGCCGTTTGCTAAGGAAGATGGATTGCGTGGAACGAGTAACGTAAAATAAGTTTGTGAAGTGTTTGATTGCACAGTATTATTGTGTTCCCCTTAATTAGTGTTGATTTTATCACTTGTATTCAGAAACAGTTCTTTTAGCACTCATCATTTGGGTTTGGAATCCAAGAattaattttgaatttcaagaaccaatttgtttggttggtgcgGAATTGGATATTAAAATTCAAtctgaaattccttgaatCGGATTATATTTAACCTCTATTCCTCTCTAAAAGTCATCATTTCTCTTGAGTTGTCACCCATTCTGCAAATTCATCTGGcagaatatatattttgaatTCAGAATTCAAATTGAACAAAATGCGTCAATCTTTTCTCTCCGTATAACTTTTATAAGTATATGCCAAATATTGTTTTCTCTAatagttgctcaaaatttgGCATGAAAATGCGTGTCAGCCTTATACATTTGAAACGGTGGGGGGTAGCCACTATTTTTTAGTTTCATATACAGTACATAATTattatgtgattttttttcaagaaaaatattattGCGATGTTGACTTATAACACAACATCAGTTCTTAAATAGTACTACTCCAGCTGTAAGatcaactgagatttaaacATAAATTCTTGGTCAATGAATCCACCGACGTGTGTTTAGAAGAATAGAAGTCGATTTATTAAGATGCATCGACTATATTTTATAACACAATGTATGTAGCACCCTTcagaaaatttaaaatatCCAGGGGTCTTTTCCTACTGAAAAAATCACTGTTGATACTCATATAATTTCCCATAACATTGATCACTAGTTATCTGATTCCGAAGGTTACAAAAATGCATGAAGAGAAAATACAGTGGATATACATGTTTTCTTCTAGATAAAAGACTTCTGCACGACTTTATATATGCACGATCAGTAATCACTCCGTTTCGAAATAAATGACACGTGTATATAACAATCTATGCAAaaccaagtcacttatttcagaacggaggaagtatatcgATCCTAGCCTATGATACAGTCCAGTGAAAtgatactcactccgtctcagagggagtatcacaAAGGTTACGTGGAAGGCCAGAAACCATCGCGACGCTCCTGATACTGGGATTATTGATGAATCGTCAGCACACAAAAAATCTAGTCACCGCCCGTTGCTTCCTTCGCCGATACCTTGATAGTAGGATTACTGATGAATCGTCAGCACGTACGAAGAAATGATATGCATCAAATAAACTTGGAGAATCATTTTACAGTTGATATACGTGCTGTCAATTATAGAATTTCTCTATAATGTTTCTTATTCCTTTCCAATGTCGTCGTTGATATTTCTCTTGTTTAATGTTATTAtatgtactactccgtatatagATTTCGTTTCAGTATAGCATGAGGTCGCCATCTGTCGCCAAAATGCGCTACGCCTGATAGATGGAGCAGCAAAAGGAAGCCAAACACGAGGAAAAGGATCAATGACAAAAGGAACACATGGTCCATCTTCAGTCTCAGAACGTGATCACTTTGCAAGAGCCCATCGACATATTTGGGCCGTTGTCTACGATCCGTTGTAAACTGTCTCTATTGGATCAAGGTGAATCGGGTGCTTATGGAACTGGCTCGAGATAACCCAGCCCATCAAGtagaacagaaaaaaagaagaggaaaatgGCTCGTCAAGTCGTTATCGTGGGAAGAGTGTTAAAGGAAAGAACGCCGCGTCTTTTCATAAACTGATCGAGGCGTCGCGTCAAGCACTCCGGATTGCTGATTGCATTCCGACGTTGCTTGACGAACTGTGCCTTTTGCCCGTCCCAACATGTAGAATCTGCTTGACCGTATTAATGTCACTTTTGCAACGTGTTGTGACTGAGATTCACTAACTCTGAATCATCATGTGCAAGACCCTTCTAGAAGAAAGGTAATCTGCTGGAGTGCAGTAAAGTGTTTCTTACGTACCACGCTATTGTTTATGGCGATGCTTCTCTGCTTGTGCAACCTTGTCGTGTAAAAAACCTTATTGACTGAACTGGTCCAGGACTCCAGGTCATGAGTCTTCAGATCTAGACATCCAGTCAAGGAGTAGTATGATTTCACGGGGCTGTGCAGCTTTTACCGGTTGGCGGTTGCAGGTCGTCCTTTTAGCAAGTTATGTTGTATTCAGAAGTTGCCCCCAGAACCTTGTTAGATAACGTGAAAAACAATTTagcctctcttttttgatAACCTGAATAACGTGTGCAGTGTCGTTCAGGTACCGTAGATGCCGGGAGAGACCAGCTTCAGAAGGCATTTGGGAAAATTGCTCCTCAAGATGAACTCATTCATGATTTCCCTCCCTAAAAAACCGTCCTGGCGCTTCCCAATGAATTGAAAACACAAGCAGCAATCATGCAAACATGAATTCATTCCAACGGTGCCAAGCCCAATCAAACTGTTACGCATATGGATCCTCCACTACTACAAATAGACTTACATGTGACGGAATATTAGTGTCGGACGAAGAGGGCCCACCACTAATGTCGACATTAGTGTCGGGTGGGTCCGTGCCTGCCACAGATAGAAAGGCGCAGACTGCGATTTTCCACCCggcatacatcagtggcggacgCAGCacacgaccgccactgataaaCATCTATCACTGGCGGGCACAACcaacccgccactgatgaccgcCACTAATAGGCACATAcagaaaaattgaaaaaatcacaaaaaagaCATCAGTGGTGGGCATAGGTGCAGAGCCCGCCGCTGATGACCTTGGATGCCtttgggccggcccaacaATTTCTAGGATTTGAGGGGTGGTATAAAATATCCCCTCCCTACCTGTTCTCTCTATTCTTTCTCGCAGCCAGTCATCCCGCCGCCACACTCTAACTCCCTGATTTATCTCCTCCCTGAGCTCCCCTCTTCTCTCCCGACCACGCCGCCACGCCGCGAAGGGCGGCCTCGGGCTCCCCACCGTCAAGGGTCCGGCGCCCCCGACCTCGGGCGCCGTCGGATCTGGCGTCCTCGAACCCGGTGGCCGCTGGACCCCTGACCGTCGCCGCCCGATCGCGTGTCCACGACCCCCGTGGCCGCTGGCCCGGCCCCGACCCCGACCATTGCCGCCGGCGTCTCCAATCCGGGTAAGTctccccccccctctctctctcacactcA
The Brachypodium distachyon strain Bd21 chromosome 2, Brachypodium_distachyon_v3.0, whole genome shotgun sequence genome window above contains:
- the LOC100832318 gene encoding protein ENHANCED PSEUDOMONAS SUSCEPTIBILTY 1, translating into MAQMLSAMAMMDAVPSASSIMQQPKAQDISTVDAPLSGSGSGITVVSRHAVRPDGPPSAVGDLTLSVSDLPMLSCHYIQKGLFFPAPDVPMASLVSLLLSSLSRALAVFPALAGRLVTLPDDRIVIRCNGAGVEFHHAVAPALSLDDFLVPNADVPTGLTKDLFPMDRTVSYEGHRRPLTSFQVTVLGDGAVFIGIVANHAVVDGTSFWHFFNAWAALCRGASPRIPDFRRNFFGDSKAVLRFPGGVGPAVTFDADAPIRERIFHFSRDAIRELKALANRRPSSSSAAAAAGGQDAEVYGKMAHDPKNTEGEISSFQSLCAQIWIATTRARKRLASDATTTLRVAVNCRHRLRPAISAAYFGNAIQSAPTTATVSELASGDLRWAAARLHASLAAYGDSAIRGAAAAWQAAPRCFPLGNPDGAVVTMGSSNRFPMYEGNDFGWGRPLAVRSGRANKFDGKMSAFPGRAGDGSVDIEICLEPDTMAALLRDAQFMQYVSCPSHLL